The Candidatus Nitrosocosmicus franklandus genome contains a region encoding:
- a CDS encoding site-specific integrase, whose amino-acid sequence MGSNPTPRAYLGDLYDNFKCDRKAPNDRTTNLAHENTSSHIEQHQQYIYSSITKRIDSLTKSCTKQYFNKVLKNLAIANIGNANTICDYIISEETEINIKNSTKEGKIKVLVWLSNYHENKKLFRELTKQDILEFLNNLRKPISEDPTQRWIGSYNGRQIILNKFFRWLYNPEEPDHTKRQTPDCMKGIKQLPRKEKTPYSPSDLWEPREHVLFLRYCPSVRDRCFHAMANDSSCRPSELLNLRIRDIIFKKTREGKQYAEILIKGGKTRPRTVPLIDSIPYVKDLIDNHPTGSNPDSWLFVSSSKTSFGSRLTLDGLTYQYKYFYKNRYFPDLLEDETVPEADKALIRNLITKKWNIYVQRHSALTLKSQFLKEHVLRDHAGWTLSSKMPQIYIHYFGNESANSILQAKGIIKPENEENNISTMKPRECPNCGEPNKRDARFCASDHCRMVLSYDSYNEVRNEDKQKIDRLENQMKSLQDGMNRIFAVIHQNNMLINIKPEILEKLVK is encoded by the coding sequence GTGGGTTCGAATCCCACTCCCCGCGCTTATCTTGGGGATTTATACGACAATTTTAAATGCGATAGAAAAGCACCTAATGACAGAACGACAAATTTGGCGCATGAAAATACTTCTAGTCATATTGAACAACATCAGCAATACATCTATTCATCAATCACTAAAAGGATAGACTCATTGACAAAATCATGCACAAAACAATATTTCAACAAGGTTTTAAAAAATCTAGCCATTGCTAATATCGGCAATGCGAATACTATTTGTGATTATATTATCTCTGAAGAAACAGAGATCAACATCAAGAATTCTACTAAAGAAGGGAAAATAAAGGTTCTTGTATGGCTTTCAAATTATCATGAAAACAAAAAACTCTTTAGAGAACTAACCAAACAAGATATCCTAGAATTTTTAAATAATTTGCGAAAACCAATATCTGAGGACCCGACTCAGAGGTGGATTGGTTCTTACAATGGAAGACAAATCATTTTGAATAAATTTTTTAGATGGCTTTACAACCCTGAAGAACCAGATCACACAAAGAGACAAACTCCGGATTGTATGAAGGGAATAAAGCAACTGCCAAGGAAGGAAAAAACTCCATATTCTCCCTCAGACTTATGGGAACCCAGAGAGCACGTTTTATTTTTGAGATATTGTCCTAGTGTACGAGACCGATGCTTTCATGCTATGGCAAATGATTCCTCATGTCGGCCGTCAGAGTTGCTGAATTTACGAATACGTGACATTATTTTCAAAAAGACGCGTGAAGGAAAGCAATATGCAGAAATTCTGATAAAGGGAGGTAAAACCAGACCAAGGACCGTACCATTAATAGATTCAATTCCATATGTAAAAGATCTTATTGATAATCATCCCACCGGTTCAAACCCTGATTCTTGGCTTTTTGTTTCCAGTTCTAAAACATCCTTTGGATCGAGATTAACCCTTGATGGTTTAACCTATCAGTATAAATATTTCTATAAGAATCGATACTTCCCGGATCTTTTAGAGGACGAAACAGTTCCCGAAGCAGATAAAGCTTTGATTAGAAACCTGATAACAAAAAAATGGAACATTTATGTCCAGAGGCATTCGGCTCTCACCCTTAAATCCCAATTCTTAAAAGAACATGTTTTAAGAGACCATGCAGGTTGGACCTTAAGCAGCAAGATGCCTCAGATTTATATTCATTATTTTGGTAACGAATCTGCCAATTCTATCCTACAAGCCAAAGGAATTATCAAACCCGAGAATGAAGAAAATAATATTAGCACGATGAAACCAAGAGAATGCCCGAATTGCGGTGAACCAAATAAAAGAGATGCCAGATTTTGTGCGAGTGATCATTGTCGAATGGTCCTATCATATGACTCCTATAATGAAGTTCGGAATGAAGATAAGCAAAAAATTGACAGACTAGAAAATCAGATGAAATCACTGCAAGATGGTATGAACAGGATTTTTGCAGTCATACATCAAAATAACATGTTGATTAACATAAAGCCGGAGATTTTAGAAAAATTAGTAAAATAG
- a CDS encoding YaaC family protein, which translates to MNNKKPFRSLPHKWEKQYIIYTKDPIKEIWNSLRDFTSYEYLKRFLTDRIGDSEIDEIIKHNSKEVLHIGGLTNNVAIEKIPLFQNLINQANDFYFASTNLPLLSQPILLFYSFETLAQFLFQSTYNLNKKRKYTHGLYYDSQKHILEVKQEGLFQDFHISHSKGMMKCHSFELEEIINCGSINPIELESYSGKLYSHNITDTKGENVSLTELDREFMFIFSISVLARYNILEWVKILDGTKLDNLDADIGIFIRRYINTTKLIFPILILNELRRKSCFFFEPGRFMADEWDKYDDKTK; encoded by the coding sequence TTGAATAACAAAAAACCATTTCGAAGTTTGCCACATAAGTGGGAAAAACAATATATCATTTATACTAAAGATCCAATAAAAGAAATCTGGAATTCTTTACGGGATTTCACTAGTTATGAATATTTAAAGAGATTCCTAACTGATCGAATAGGCGATAGTGAAATAGATGAAATAATCAAACATAATTCAAAAGAGGTCTTGCATATAGGAGGACTCACCAATAATGTTGCTATTGAAAAAATACCTCTGTTTCAGAATCTAATCAATCAGGCGAACGATTTCTATTTCGCATCGACTAATCTTCCATTATTGTCTCAACCAATTCTATTATTTTATTCATTTGAAACTTTGGCTCAGTTTCTCTTTCAATCCACGTATAACTTAAATAAAAAGAGGAAATATACACATGGGTTATACTATGACTCACAAAAACACATTCTAGAAGTTAAACAAGAAGGACTATTTCAGGACTTTCACATTTCACATTCAAAAGGTATGATGAAGTGTCATTCGTTTGAACTAGAAGAAATAATTAACTGTGGTTCAATAAATCCCATAGAATTAGAATCCTATTCTGGAAAGTTGTATAGTCATAATATTACAGATACGAAAGGTGAAAATGTTTCATTGACAGAATTAGATAGGGAGTTTATGTTTATATTTTCAATTTCTGTCCTTGCCCGTTATAATATCCTTGAGTGGGTTAAAATTTTGGACGGAACCAAATTAGATAATTTAGACGCAGATATTGGTATTTTTATTAGAAGATATATTAACACTACAAAGTTGATTTTTCCAATCCTCATCTTGAATGAATTAAGAAGAAAGAGCTGTTTCTTTTTTGAACCCGGACGATTTATGGCAGATGAATGGGATAAATATGATGATAAGACAAAATAA
- a CDS encoding DUF72 domain-containing protein, translated as MTLYIGCSGWSYEGWKGNFYPKYLENKDYLPYYSKFFKFVEVDSTYYHIPSRSIVRGWKDKTPDDFRFSLKFPKVITHEKKLEDVVKPLSILFYSLEPLVDKTLTLLIQLPPFLPKKKGFHAFQDMAHHLDNRFRYSLEVRHNSWFTDDVYNFLREHDISLVWSVRDELDSPSVITSDQVYVRFIGDRSISEKDFGKTVKNRRNEMLEYVEKVREAQNQNSNMGDILIAFNNHFAGFGPQSVNDFLKLMNMPEIDWKTELENNSGPSIDRHQSSLSDFTK; from the coding sequence TTGACACTATATATCGGCTGTTCTGGGTGGAGCTATGAAGGCTGGAAGGGAAACTTTTATCCGAAATATTTAGAAAATAAAGACTATTTACCTTATTACTCAAAGTTCTTTAAATTTGTCGAGGTTGATTCTACATATTATCATATCCCTTCGAGATCAATTGTTAGGGGATGGAAGGATAAAACTCCTGATGATTTTAGATTCTCGTTAAAGTTTCCTAAAGTAATAACTCATGAAAAAAAGTTAGAAGATGTTGTCAAACCTTTGTCCATTTTATTCTACTCATTAGAACCGTTGGTTGATAAGACCTTGACGCTGTTGATACAACTTCCTCCGTTTCTTCCAAAGAAGAAAGGATTCCATGCTTTTCAAGATATGGCCCATCATTTAGATAACAGATTTAGATATTCTTTAGAGGTAAGACATAACTCATGGTTTACTGATGATGTTTATAATTTTCTGAGAGAACATGATATATCCTTAGTTTGGAGTGTAAGAGACGAATTGGATTCTCCTTCTGTTATTACTTCCGATCAGGTCTATGTTAGATTCATAGGCGATAGAAGTATCTCCGAAAAGGATTTTGGTAAAACCGTAAAAAACAGAAGAAATGAGATGCTTGAATATGTTGAGAAGGTTCGAGAAGCACAAAATCAAAATTCAAACATGGGTGATATATTGATAGCCTTTAACAATCACTTCGCTGGCTTCGGTCCTCAATCAGTTAACGACTTTTTGAAATTAATGAATATGCCAGAAATAGATTGGAAGACTGAATTGGAAAATAATTCTGGTCCGTCAATCGATCGACATCAATCCAGTTTGTCTGATTTTACAAAATAG
- the priX gene encoding DNA primase noncatalytic subunit PriX, translating into MNSEDIDFIMSHFGHQLQDFPRKMMTDKIGAQVPVFSKEEIFIKCQESDFIDCRINAYPEYTEYQGIVRHPPNFIFIDLDLSKFKNSKKKLDNALENTLNNIHYLGAKPTVMWSGNGYHIYLPIEAMVLDLIDKFSKDKFPSLFSDNYYSKYHGYSVSELFLKFAKDHLTNGNADPQHHPKYKTCLIRFPNTYNSKNIGNGLTLEESKVRLIQKWDGGRIPIQLLLKDFRRWIAQEELDQKRRIRRIKSKILNSKSKNSEILWIEKLLQIPLEDHRKYCLFHILVPYLVNVKKLPPEEISQVIVDWLSKCNNVKHLDFDPVSEIKNKMKYVKSYKPMSLPKLRRENKCLFQVLFPTIGNFCGTGC; encoded by the coding sequence ATGAACTCTGAAGATATAGACTTTATAATGTCTCACTTTGGTCATCAGTTACAGGATTTTCCACGTAAGATGATGACTGACAAAATAGGTGCTCAAGTTCCGGTATTTTCAAAAGAAGAGATCTTCATAAAGTGCCAAGAATCAGATTTCATAGATTGTAGGATTAATGCCTATCCGGAATACACTGAATACCAAGGAATAGTAAGACACCCCCCAAACTTTATTTTTATAGATCTGGACTTGTCGAAGTTTAAAAATTCTAAAAAGAAACTTGATAATGCTTTAGAGAATACCTTAAACAACATTCATTATCTTGGAGCAAAACCTACCGTGATGTGGTCTGGAAACGGATATCATATTTATCTTCCAATAGAAGCTATGGTTTTGGACCTGATAGATAAATTTTCAAAAGATAAATTCCCAAGCCTTTTCTCAGATAATTATTATAGCAAATACCATGGTTATTCAGTATCAGAATTATTTTTAAAATTCGCTAAAGACCATCTAACCAATGGAAATGCTGATCCGCAGCATCATCCAAAGTACAAAACATGTTTGATAAGGTTTCCCAATACCTACAACTCAAAAAACATCGGGAATGGATTAACTCTTGAAGAATCAAAAGTTAGGCTAATTCAAAAATGGGATGGTGGAAGAATTCCCATACAACTGTTACTTAAGGACTTTAGGAGGTGGATAGCACAAGAAGAACTTGACCAAAAAAGAAGAATCAGAAGGATAAAGTCCAAGATTCTCAATAGTAAATCAAAAAACTCGGAAATATTATGGATAGAGAAACTGCTTCAAATCCCACTTGAAGATCACAGAAAATATTGTCTTTTTCACATTTTGGTACCTTATCTTGTCAATGTGAAAAAGTTACCGCCCGAGGAAATTTCTCAGGTAATAGTTGATTGGTTGTCAAAATGTAACAATGTGAAGCATCTAGATTTTGATCCAGTGTCAGAAATTAAAAATAAGATGAAATATGTCAAAAGTTACAAGCCTATGAGTTTGCCTAAATTAAGAAGAGAAAATAAATGTCTGTTTCAAGTTTTGTTTCCTACAATTGGTAATTTTTGTGGGACTGGCTGTTGA
- a CDS encoding Lrp/AsnC family transcriptional regulator, which yields MPTAYVLINCDLGSESEIIRKIKEVPEVVEVNGVFGVYDIIVRVSSDNMDKLREIITWKIRKIDKVRSTLTMIVIEGQSRDL from the coding sequence ATGCCAACAGCCTATGTTTTAATCAATTGTGATTTAGGATCAGAGAGTGAGATAATTAGAAAAATTAAAGAAGTCCCGGAAGTGGTAGAGGTGAATGGGGTCTTCGGTGTTTATGATATTATAGTTAGAGTGTCTTCTGATAACATGGATAAATTACGCGAAATTATTACCTGGAAGATTAGAAAGATAGATAAAGTACGCTCAACTCTGACAATGATAGTAATTGAAGGACAGAGCCGTGATCTTTAA
- a CDS encoding PKD domain-containing protein — protein sequence MKIQRLSVFYIVLGFIFLILIWNGNSSFVNASSSSRTLEGGINYVEPSIETKIHLSGPIEHIRGGNFMATGTWTVSCENYVYDENGELDPDATSYRYQANLETGGDPHSGEVALNGAVNANQDSIGAHFRVIVSNMPESAFLTKGYSPAVCGFGGGSDYPITRGPNGEIYSSGNDVQFWDLSISNSKPISNDRVVQPTDITEIRSGTLVTIDQGYSDSDNDPIYSTSMIQTKGPAVNLTPRYLDDSYQWDFVAPNVDEKTTLQFKSVVNDAFVDSNPNFIDIVVNPKNSPPETSIIVLPSNIVSSGEFVTLDGRDSFDPDPGDSIASYRWDQVSGPPVSLSGANSPIASFTAPTVDRDTSLSFSLTVADTHGASTSEAETIIVNPLICDEVSANTISGIPNIPLTLSSVSSTAAAADDDNCPPVADAGTDQRVNSGSNVELNGLGSTPAGEITFRWTPVTPFAPPLKDPNTAAPSFMAPYVDREETFVYQLVVNDGKQDSKPDTVSVTVLPLIIEITSNRDSINPYAPPATNTQPGDATARLTVSVKNTDNQPVPNENVRIKACTIPSTLSHDGHENHDNRNDKCNIGPQGDQRPAAFLNNARQPMVNNVIQGITLNTNNLGIVQVDYESPKRITASGTTVYISGQDDVIASLVETEDANHNTPFHSSVSIDTRVLDTNDQNNPLQPIANSQRDNCPPAFRAIYPQVGNYFFQKQDNHGCEFYGTQQTNNAIMAIAQEFIDRQQTCSQVLNFARNPDCRVDQDPIVVNNRVVQQPEIPVLIRNVNVPVKITAMNLGWGGLSDVNGHWINPHVSHNSGKEVDIGFLNRNGAPMTDNHKLLLREVIRDNNYGNQPTILRCEGGNNLLPVNGLAGNGCTEIVNGRIVPLITDHIHVNFAN from the coding sequence ATGAAAATACAGAGATTGAGTGTATTTTATATTGTCTTGGGTTTTATCTTTTTGATACTAATATGGAACGGAAATAGTTCCTTTGTTAACGCTTCATCTTCCTCTAGAACTCTTGAAGGTGGGATAAACTACGTAGAACCTTCTATTGAAACAAAAATACATCTTTCTGGCCCCATAGAGCATATAAGGGGAGGCAATTTCATGGCCACTGGAACTTGGACCGTAAGTTGTGAAAACTATGTGTACGATGAAAATGGTGAACTCGATCCAGACGCTACTTCATATAGATATCAAGCTAACTTGGAAACCGGTGGTGATCCTCATTCTGGAGAAGTAGCCTTGAATGGAGCAGTAAATGCGAACCAGGATAGTATTGGGGCACATTTTCGTGTAATTGTTTCAAATATGCCTGAATCGGCTTTTTTGACAAAGGGGTATAGTCCTGCCGTTTGCGGATTCGGTGGTGGTTCAGATTATCCTATAACCAGGGGACCTAATGGGGAGATCTATTCTTCTGGGAATGACGTACAGTTTTGGGATCTTTCTATTTCCAACTCAAAACCAATCTCAAATGATCGAGTTGTGCAACCTACCGATATAACTGAAATTAGATCGGGCACACTTGTAACTATAGATCAGGGGTACTCAGATTCTGATAATGATCCTATTTATTCGACCAGCATGATACAAACAAAAGGACCAGCGGTCAATTTGACTCCTCGTTATCTAGATGATTCTTATCAATGGGACTTCGTCGCTCCAAATGTAGACGAAAAGACGACCTTACAATTTAAGTCAGTTGTTAATGATGCGTTTGTCGACAGTAATCCTAATTTTATAGATATAGTGGTGAATCCTAAAAATAGTCCTCCTGAGACTTCGATAATTGTTCTTCCTTCAAATATTGTCAGTAGTGGAGAATTTGTAACCCTGGACGGAAGAGATAGTTTTGATCCAGATCCTGGCGATTCGATTGCGAGTTACAGGTGGGATCAAGTATCTGGTCCTCCAGTAAGTTTATCTGGCGCTAATTCTCCAATTGCAAGCTTTACTGCGCCAACGGTTGATCGAGACACTTCTCTTTCATTTTCACTTACTGTAGCAGACACTCATGGTGCATCAACTAGTGAAGCTGAAACAATAATAGTAAATCCATTGATATGTGACGAAGTATCTGCTAACACAATCTCTGGAATTCCGAATATACCATTGACACTATCGTCTGTATCTAGCACCGCTGCCGCCGCCGATGACGATAATTGTCCACCAGTTGCTGATGCTGGAACTGATCAAAGAGTAAACTCCGGATCTAACGTTGAGTTGAATGGTCTTGGAAGCACACCGGCTGGAGAAATAACTTTTAGATGGACCCCAGTAACACCTTTTGCTCCGCCGTTAAAAGATCCAAATACCGCTGCTCCATCATTTATGGCTCCATACGTTGACAGAGAAGAAACTTTTGTGTATCAGCTTGTGGTTAACGACGGAAAACAGGATAGTAAACCTGACACAGTAAGTGTAACGGTATTACCATTAATTATAGAAATAACTAGTAATAGAGATTCGATCAATCCATATGCTCCTCCTGCTACCAATACTCAACCTGGGGACGCAACTGCACGGTTAACTGTATCTGTAAAAAATACTGATAATCAACCTGTACCAAATGAAAATGTTAGAATTAAGGCATGCACTATTCCTTCGACTCTATCTCATGATGGTCACGAAAACCACGATAATCGAAATGATAAGTGTAATATTGGACCTCAAGGAGATCAACGACCTGCTGCTTTCCTGAACAACGCTCGTCAACCGATGGTAAACAACGTGATTCAAGGCATCACTCTTAACACTAATAACTTGGGGATAGTTCAAGTAGACTATGAATCTCCAAAACGCATAACAGCATCAGGAACTACAGTTTACATTTCTGGTCAAGATGATGTAATTGCCTCATTAGTAGAAACCGAAGATGCAAATCACAACACGCCATTTCATTCATCTGTTTCTATTGATACAAGGGTTTTGGACACTAATGATCAAAATAACCCTCTTCAGCCTATTGCAAATTCTCAAAGAGATAATTGTCCGCCAGCTTTTCGTGCTATATATCCTCAAGTAGGGAATTATTTCTTTCAAAAACAAGATAACCATGGGTGTGAATTTTATGGTACACAACAAACAAATAACGCAATAATGGCAATTGCTCAAGAGTTCATTGATAGACAGCAGACTTGTAGTCAAGTCCTAAACTTTGCTAGAAACCCTGATTGCAGAGTTGATCAGGATCCCATTGTAGTAAATAATCGAGTGGTACAACAACCAGAGATACCTGTTCTCATTCGTAATGTGAATGTTCCTGTAAAAATAACAGCTATGAATTTGGGATGGGGTGGCTTATCAGATGTAAATGGGCATTGGATAAATCCTCATGTTTCCCATAATTCTGGAAAAGAGGTTGATATTGGTTTCTTAAATAGAAATGGTGCCCCCATGACAGATAATCATAAACTGCTTCTTAGAGAAGTAATCCGTGATAATAATTATGGAAATCAACCTACTATCCTTCGTTGCGAAGGCGGAAATAACTTACTACCGGTAAATGGACTAGCAGGAAATGGTTGTACAGAAATAGTAAACGGACGAATTGTTCCATTGATAACCGACCATATACATGTAAACTTTGCAAACTAA
- a CDS encoding collagen-like protein, whose translation MTNYSIKLSVLITFTVVFSTVITGFIPQALATISVDFDLDEFADLPGLDLLRGPQGPQGPQGEKGDKGDTGTQGPQGPQGPQGEKGDKGDTGTQGPQGPQGPQGEKGDKGDTGTQGPQGPQGEKGDKGDTGTQGPQGPQGETGPQGPQGPQGPQGPSGPQGEQGPKGDTGEGVQYGKVIVIANVNNINGGNADSTFYTIHIEGNHQSPDAFPATSEPTEVTLGFGSYKVIHKAKNAFINLNTAHVQYSEGCSGVIHPEETKSCTIDILYNPQIQNP comes from the coding sequence TTGACAAATTATAGTATAAAGTTATCTGTTCTAATAACATTTACTGTAGTATTCTCCACTGTTATAACGGGATTTATACCCCAAGCCTTAGCCACAATATCAGTGGATTTTGACCTTGATGAATTCGCAGACCTCCCTGGATTGGACTTGCTGAGGGGACCACAAGGACCTCAAGGGCCACAGGGAGAAAAGGGAGACAAAGGCGATACTGGAACTCAGGGACCACAAGGACCTCAAGGGCCACAGGGAGAAAAGGGAGACAAAGGCGATACTGGAACTCAGGGACCACAAGGACCTCAAGGGCCACAGGGAGAAAAGGGAGACAAAGGCGATACTGGAACTCAGGGACCACAAGGGCCACAGGGAGAAAAGGGAGACAAAGGCGATACTGGAACTCAGGGACCACAAGGACCACAGGGTGAAACTGGACCACAAGGCCCACAGGGACCACAGGGACCACAGGGACCATCGGGACCACAGGGAGAACAAGGGCCTAAAGGTGATACAGGAGAAGGTGTTCAGTATGGGAAAGTGATAGTTATAGCCAATGTCAACAACATTAATGGCGGTAATGCAGACTCAACTTTTTATACAATTCACATTGAAGGGAACCATCAATCGCCAGATGCTTTTCCAGCTACGTCTGAACCAACAGAGGTAACATTAGGATTTGGAAGTTACAAAGTAATTCATAAAGCTAAGAACGCCTTCATTAATCTCAATACCGCCCATGTTCAATATAGTGAAGGTTGTTCAGGTGTGATCCATCCAGAAGAGACTAAGTCATGTACAATAGACATACTATATAATCCACAAATACAAAATCCCTAA